The Spirosoma linguale DSM 74 genomic interval AAACAACCGATGACGATCAATGCCACTGGACAGGTAAAAGACGCTACGGGAGCAACGATTGGACTCGTTACCAAAGACAAGATGATACAGGATGCAAAAGGTCACAAAATGGCCTTTGTAGACGGACAGGGCAACTTAGTCGATGCCAAAACGAACAAAAAAATGGGGCATATGGGAAAAGACGGGAAAACATATATGGATGCCAATGGCGATCTGATGTTCACCATCAAA includes:
- a CDS encoding hypothetical protein (KEGG: hypothetical protein), which encodes MKSLALVFLFVCLIISPFYTYAQSANYKQPMTINATGQVKDATGATIGLVTKDKMIQDAKGHKMAFVDGQGNLVDAKTNKKMGHMGKDGKTYMDANGDLMFTIKNNPDNTCDIFDAKGKKIGNVHESYKGTACALHCFQNQHTHMNK